The Zootoca vivipara chromosome 5, rZooViv1.1, whole genome shotgun sequence genome includes the window AagagttatacagtggtaccttggctctcaaacttaatccgttccggaagtccgtttcaaaaccaaagcgttccaaaaccaaggcatgctttcccatagaaagtaatgcaaaatgaattaatccgttccagacttttaaaaacaacccctaaaacagcaacttaacatgaattttactatccaacgagaccattgatccataaaatgaaagcaataatcaatgtactgtactataaaataaataagacagtattgtagatgataaaaattaaaattatttattttcttacctgcactgatgatagtcattgtttggatggggggcttttatccatttccacagtcacacaatcaatcaatcagtagctgaactgggttccacacagtcacaaaaacaaattaattgaaaatgcctcaaaaacaaaaacacaaaataaatagcaaaaacaaatttaatcagttccagaagtcccTTTGAcctccgaaatgttcaaaaaccaaggcgcagcttctgattggtggaggcgccctggaaacaatagccgacagctgtattggacgttcagcttccgaaaaatgtttgaaacctggaacacttacttctgggttttcggagtttgagaaccaaagtgtttgagaaccaaggcatttgaaaaccaaggtaccactgtattcctgaatttctccagtgaaaatctTCATCCCTTCTCTTTTGCAAACACAGCCTCTTCAACTAAAACAGTACTCTCATAACTTTAACCCAACAGTAGCATCAGGCATCCAAGTGGCAATCTACATAAAGTCAATGGGGGGGAGGGATAATTTCCTATCAACGATTCCCAGGTGCATTGTATGAATGTTAGTTCAGAGATCTGCTTTCCCTCACTGGTGCATGCTCTTGGCAATGGTGATATTTGCTCCCTTCTCATCTCAAGGAGGGAACAACAGGAAACAATGCCAATTGGAGTATATAGGCAGATCAGTGGTTTGGAAGGACATGGCTTCTCAAACAAAAGCTGCAGGTATGGTTCAAGACTGACTCAGCACAGCAAAAGGTTGCAACTCTCTTGTCAGTTTCTCAACTGAGAGCTTTTAGGCCTTCTGTAATACACAACTCTGGTGCTCAGAGTTGAGTGGGTCATGAGAATAGTTCCCCCTTACAAGATGCCACAATATGGTGTTGTAAGCTGTTCATTTTGAACTAGAGAAACCTCTGTAGCATTAGGGGGCTAGATTTGATGGAAATGAGATTATCTGGGAGGCGGAACTCTTGTTCCTTCTAGCAAGATTTGAGATTTAGGATCAGCATTGTTGGAAGCAGTCCCAATTTTCTTCTGCTTAATGTTTCATTGTTCCCAGTTGCATCAGATGCCTCCAAAAAGTAAGGGTGCCATGCTCAGCATTCATTTCCTAAGCTCCAATGAACCAAAGTTCCTCAAGTTTGCTCCACCACTACCCATGATTGCTAAATTGAACATCCATAGTCTCAGGCTGTATACCTATAAATACTAAATGATAGCGACAAGCATGAGAATGTTGTTGCCTCATCCCCTGTTCGTAAGCTTCCCTCAGGATGCTGCTAGAAAGAATTATAAACTAGAGGAGTATGAGGGTCACACCCAAGGCTGTACAATAAGTACGAAGATCGAATATAAAGTCTTTCAGGGACTGTATCACTATCTGGAATGTATAAGTTTAAAATTTATGTTGTTTGATGTGATTTtgtttatttgggggaggggttaaACTTTCTTTTCATTGGACCCAATGAAGAAAGCTGAGAATACTGGGGTCCTTTTGCATAGAAAACATATTTATGTGAGGTCCTTTTCATTCATTCGGTGGTTGTCTACTGAACACGGGACACAAACCTGCTTCTGGATTTATGAACATGGGAAGGGAAATGAATTTAAGAAGCCAGTTAGACCACAGTCTTTTTAATAATACAGTTTTATCAGTAGTTTTgataagacaacaacaacaacctgtagtTATTGCAAACAATTGCCATGAATGCTTCTCAGAATAAAGCCATTTCAGAGTTGATGGCACTATTATTAATCTATGTAACTGTATCACTCCAAATTAAGTTCCAAGAAACAGAAAGGTGCACCTCTCTGTTGCAACAATTAAcataagcagcaacaacaacaaaacggtAGCCACACTGTAGCTGGTACTAAAGGTATTCCTTAACACAGCACACAAGAACATTATGAAATGATCCAGGTATAGTTCAAGTTCCAATGCTTTCAATGGAAGAATTCAACCTACGCTAAAATCTCTGAGATTAGCAAAAGTCaattcaatgttttgtttttgcccgATTGTCTACATTATGCTTTTAtaacaatgttttatttattttagtcatAACATTGTaattccgttgcgccagaagcggtttagtcaggctggccacatgacctggaaagctgtctgtggacaaacgctggctcccaaggcctgaaagcgagatgagtgccacatccCATAGTTctctttgactggacctaaccatccaggggtcctttaccttaaatgTAAAACTTGCTGCAATTAATTTTGATGTAAAACTTGCTGCAATTAATTTTGCTGGACTGTGCACCACCTAGATAGTATCAGTGAAGGACTGCTTTAATTAAAACCTTTAAAATTACATATTTATGCTCTGTTGAACCCCACACTTCAGTTTGCTCCCTGAGAAAGAGCAAGGTGCATTATTCTGCTTCTGTCTCAACTGTTCTGACATTCCACTGgcaaaaattaaaatgataaTGGTCTCAAGTCATTACAGCAACTTTGCTTTCCCACCCAATCACAAGAGAAGGATGAAGTATTAATTTTGAACTCTTAAGAGTGTGCGTACATGCACACACCTTCAGATGGCTTTTGGTTTCATAGACGTCAACTGATGTGTTTGAAAGCCACAGGAAAATCTCTTTTAAGATACCTACTATATAAAGAGCAAAAGGGAAAGTAACATGCCACAAGGTAAAAAGCTGGTCGCCTGACAATACTCAACAGGACATTTAACCAACTTCTTCAatgctttttggactacaaaacaggtatgtaccttttaaaaatacttcacCCGGCCATGATTATCACTGATGCAAATACAAAACTCAGGCTATGTCTGTGTTTTGCAATTAGGGACAGTGTTTGCAAAAGACTTTAGTTTTTCTGTTGAAGGAGTTGATAGAATCAAGCATTTGCTATCTCAGGACCACAGTGCAATTACCTTTGTAATTGATTCAAAATGACTGCCATTTTCTCAAAAGGAAGATTATGATATTtaagctcagtggaagagcacctgtgttttgtatgcagaaggtccctggttcaatcctcggcatctccaggaagggctgggagagaacctggCCCTAAACCCTTGAGATCTGCTGCTAGTCAGTATAGACTAcgctgagctagaaggaccagtggtttgactctgtataaggcagcttcctacgatCCTATGTGCTTCATCCATTTATAGTGGTTGCTCCCAAACTCTCTCAGATCTTTCTAGCACTGTGTTCTGGTTAAATTCTTTAGACTCCAAGATTTAAAAGGAATCATCTGTGTATGCTACTAATAAAATGGACATAGGATGTACCTAAGTTGACCGATGGCATACTTCCACATGGTGTGGATAGGATGCAGAGACCCCAACctgctgcttagcttcagcaatgtGCCTTCAGAGCTTGGGAAAATAACTGACTTTACACATTTATCAACCCTCAGGCACCACATATCCCTTGCCAAATGGGAACTTGGCAGTCTGATCCACATGGTCAGTTAACTGCACACATTATAGGcgtattttaacacttgctgaacCACTGTCATAACACACAACACCAGCCTAAGAGTGCAATGTTGAATTGCACTCAGCATGAAAAATGCCTGACCAGGCCCCCTTGCTGACTATTAGAAAATAGCTACTGGCATGCACCTAATGACTTAAGGAGAAGCCCACCAGATTTCAACATTTCAGGCATTCTGTGACCATACAAAAGCCACCTTATTCCAACAAGCCCTTGGTTACTTTGATTTGGCTGATAACAGGTTTTTGTTTTAGTAGTGCTAAAGTTAGTTAgttacttgctgctgctgctgctgttgattagCTTGATTCTGAGGTTTTAATTCTGCCACTGATGTCTGTTTTATTTTTGCCTAGTTTATGTTGTTAGCTACCTTGTGCTCCTGTggttggagaaaaggcaggatataaaaacaAGGTGTGAAATAGTTAGCTGGCTATAGATGTCTCTGAGTTGTGAGAAATGAGGTAGCAATGGACCACAGCCCTGTGGTCACAGAAACCCCTTGACAAAATACATCCCCATAGCTATTACACACTCAAATAAGCAAACCATCTGCAAATCTTTAGTTTACATAGTTGTAGGAGAAGTGAAACCCACCAAAAGGTGCGGATACATCTAACAGATGCCTTGCCAAGTTGATTAAGAGTAGATGACTACTTTAGCGTAATCAAGTCATTACAAAGGTTTGGATAAATGGACAATTTCATTGTCTGTAGAGAGGTACATACAAATTGGGCCCTCatcctcatttatttttatttataaaaaaatatttatatacccctacttcattttaaaaaataaaatcagttcagAACAAtagataaaaccataaaattaaacaaaacaaaacaaaagataatAGAATAGAAATCAGAAAACTATTGTGGAAAGATAATTTCCTGACAGAATGAAGAGTTTTCAAAAGTCATTTAAAAGCTGACTTACTGCCACAGAGTTGTCCAACGCTTGGCTAAATGAGAATGTTTATAATTTGATTTCCATTTATAACTTTTATAACCAACAAGTGTGTATTATACAAACCTCCAATGACTCACGTCTCACTATCACTTGCCTCCTCTCTGGTGGATTCTCCTTTTGCTTGGCTTTGACATGTTTCAGACTATCCCCTTGCCCAACCAACTGATTTGATTTCATTCTGATGTAAATTCTGTGATTTTTATCAGAGAGCCACTACTTTTGAGCTGTGCCACTATTTAAATCAAATTTAGTGTCCCCCTgcattggcttaaaaaaaaatattttctgactTAAAAGGATCTGAAGATCCAGCCTCAGGTCCCTCACATTATAGTGGTTTGGTCCTGAAATTCCCAGTCTTTAAGAATGAGAGCAAAATCCATATGTTCAAAAAATTCTTCCCACTGATTATTGCCAGATAAACTatgtcataaaaaggtaaagggaaccctgaccattaggtccagtcgtgactgactctggggtggctaagctcatctcgctttgctggccgagggagccagcgtacagcttccaggtcatgtggccagcatgacaaagccgcttctggcgaatcagagcagcacacagaaacgccatttaccttcccgccagagcggtacctatttatctacttgcactttgacgtgctttcgaactgctaggttggcaggagcagggaccgagcaacgggagctccccccgtcgcggggattcgaaccgccgaccttctgatcggcaagccctaggctctgtggtttaaccctaagccacccgcgtcccacatagTTACTTGCTAAAAGAAGCTGCCATCCCTGAATGGAATCACATTTACAGGGCCCTAAGGGAAGAGCTGGGGCAAGAGGCTAGGCCTCTATCCTCTCTGCAAGGCCTTAGGCCTACCATCACCAAAAGTGGTAGAAACAAGAAATGAAGGAAAGGGAATGTCCTTTATTCTCATAAGAGCTTCTTAAACCTGATAGCCACTCAGACAGGCATCAATAAAGGGATGAAAAGAGAGCGGGACACTAATATTTTTCACTTCTTCTGGGATGTTCCTTCTTCTGggtggtgtgtgtgcatttattgatatacagtcgtaccttggaagccaaaggtcttacgagtcaaacgttttggctcccgaacgccgcaaaccaggaagtgagtgttctggttttccaaacgttctttggaagccgaacgtccaatgcagctTATATGGCTTCCGATTGCATGCAAGAAAcctctgcagccaattggaagctgtgccttggttgtcAAGCGTTTTCGGAAGTCAattggacttccggaacggattccgttcgacaaccaaggtacaactgtatttgtttCCATTGTCTTTGGTTATTAATGAGTTTTCATCACGACTTTTGCAGAAGGACCAACACAGACCTGGAAAAACACTGAGGGCAAAAGAAGTGTGAGCAGTTAACTAGAGGGCAGAAGCAACTCACAAAGGAGGGCAGCTGCTTCTAGTAGTGCAGGTATGGTAGCACTCAGAGGTATTACAAGTTGTTCCACTGGGGAACCTATATCATACCCCTCTGCCTGCATAAGTTGAGTGAGTTGAGTTTTGAACTTATGCTCCAGGCAATCCAAATTGTGCTGGGAGCTTCTGAGCAGGTTGGCCATGCTAGTCTCCCTCTGTGCAGTCACACTATCCTCTGCATtgcagcggtacctcggtttacgaacttaatccattccggaagtccgttcttaaaccaaagccgttcttaaacagaggagcgctttccctaatgaggcctcgtgccgccggtgcccttccactgttcggcttccGTTCATAGACCGAAGTAAAGTTCGCTGCCGgaacactatttccagttttgcggagttgaTATACTAAATAGTtggtaaacagggctgttcttaaactaaggtgccactgtagttttGTTGGCTAGTTATATAAACTAGGTTCCTTTACTAACTATCTCTGAAATTGATGGCATACCTGTGGTATAATATTTGTGCATTTCAAAAGACTGCACTAAAAATCACTTCCACTTACAGCCAAAGCTCTTGAAAAAAAATGTAGATtgatacacacacattttattgctGTAAAATTGCCAACATTAACGATTCCAGCATTTAACCTAGTTCTGTTTGTACACCAACAGCTCCACAACAACTGGAGAAGGCAAACATCTATGAGATGTATCAAATGGAAGCTGAAGGTTCACTGTTCTTCATCTGGAAATCATTACTGCATTTCATTTCTTAGAAATGTTAAAAATAACCACTTCCTCTTCAGTGTGCATGGCTCTAGCAATGGTTTCTACCAGTACATCTACAAAACAGATCTTGCTGCAAAAAAATCAGACCATCAAACTATGGAAATGTTCTTGGCAAATATGGTTTTCTTGCATCTTAATTAAAACCTCCTATGCCTAGGGATGTTTGAGAAtaccaaataaaacaaaaagagaagcagTGTTCCACTTATTTGTCCCATTTCTGGGACAATTAAGTCTGCAATCAGCCCCACTAACTAACTAAAAAGGAAATGCTTtggagcaggcacgtccaactcccaagagactgggatctactcccagtataaaaaaactggcagtgatctacccattgtcattggacgGGAAAGGAgcatgtgtggggtgggtggattgcccagagttgttgagcccagagttgttgagctattttaggggtaggattgcccagagttattcagcttttatttgttaacctttggtaaactttatttaatccctgtgtgagtgcctggaggcggttggaggatggatggcagctaacagattgaggttgaatcctgacaggacagaagtactgttcgtgggggacaggaggcgggcaggtgtgggggactccctggccctgaatggggtaactgtgcccctgaaggaccaggtgcgcagcctgggagtcattttggactcacagctgtccatggaggcacaggttaattctgtgtccagagcggctgtctaccagctccatctggtacgcaggctgagaccctacctgcctgcagactgtctcgccagagtggtgcatgctctagttatctcccgcttggactacagtcgtacctcgggttacgaccacctcgggttacgaacaattcgggttacgaactgcgcaaccccggaagtgttttcgccgcgcatgcacagaagcggcacgcgcgatctgcgcatgcgcaaagcatgaaaatcgcgaaaatagcgctttgcgcatgcgcaaaatggcacttCGGATCACGTTCgagttacgaacttttcgggttacgaactgcgatccggaaaggatcgtgttcgtaacccgaggtattactgtactgcaatgcactctacgtggggctaactttgaaggtgactcggaaactacaactaatccagaatgcggcagctagactggtgactgggagtggctgccgagaccacataacatcagtcttgaaagatctacattggctcccggtaagtttccgagcacaattcaaagtgttggtgctgacctttaaagccctaaatggcctcggtccagtatacctgaaggagcgtctccacctccatcattctgcccggacactgaggtccagcaccgatggccttctggcgattccctcgttgcaagaagccaagttgcagggaactagacagagggccttctcggtggtggcgcctgccctgtggaacgccctcccaacagttgtcaaagaggaaaacaactaccagacttttagaagacatctgaaggcagccctgttcagagaggcttttaatgtttaatagattactgtgttttatttttctgttggaagccacccagagtggctggggaaacccagccagatgggcagggtataaataaattattattattattattattattattatttattattattattattattgataagggtcccgtgatctaccaggatcagccagggaactaccagtagatcatgatctattggctggacatgcctgctttggAGTAAATGCATTTCTCATATGAATGCAGCATCACACTGAATAGATTTGTCAAAAAGttgctttaaacatttaaaaaaggtaTGTGTACCATTTGCTGGGCCCAATAGAAGCtatagccccaaacatctggcaggcaccagAATGGGGAAAGATGCTCCTGAGcgtcttaagcaggcatccccaaactcagccctccagatgttttgggactacaactcccatcatccctagctaacaggaccaggggtcagggatgacaggaattgtagtcccaaaacatctggagggccgagtttgggggtgcctgttcttaaGAATAGCTACAGATTTGGTTAGATACTGTATGACACTATTGCTTACAGAaactcttgtttgtttgtttctctttctttccctcactTCCAACTACAGGTTTTGTCTCTCAGAAAAGGTGCACATACTTTGCCTCTCCTGTGAAGCATTTAAGATGCACATAACCAATTCCTCAGGTTGCAATGTTTATTCTGCAATGGAGccatttccttatttttattacttGATATTTCTTATTGGGTTCATCGGGAGCTGCTTTGCCCTGTGGACCTTCCTGAAGGCAGAGCAGCATCGCAGATGCATGAGCGTCTACTTAATTAACCTGCTAACAGCAGATTTTTTGCTAACCCTTGCCTTGCCGGTGAAAATCGCTGTTGATTTAGGAGTTGCTCCCTGGAAACTGAAAATATTCCACTGCCAAGTCACAGCTTGCCTCATCTATATCAACATGTACTTATCCATCATATTCTTGGGATTTGTAAGCATGGACCGTTGCCTTCAGTTAATACACAGCTGCAAGATCTATCGCATCCAGGAGCCTGGCTTTGCTAAGATGATATCAGCAGTAGTCTGGACAATGGTTCTATTTATCATGGTGCCAAACATGGCAATTCCAATCAAAGAAATCAAAGAAACGGCCAATGTGGGCTGTATTGATTTCAAAACGACGGT containing:
- the GPR171 gene encoding G-protein coupled receptor 171 isoform X2; this encodes MLFGLQNRFCLSEKVHILCLSCEAFKMHITNSSGCNVYSAMEPFPYFYYLIFLIGFIGSCFALWTFLKAEQHRRCMSVYLINLLTADFLLTLALPVKIAVDLGVAPWKLKIFHCQVTACLIYINMYLSIIFLGFVSMDRCLQLIHSCKIYRIQEPGFAKMISAVVWTMVLFIMVPNMAIPIKEIKETANVGCIDFKTTVGRDWHVFTNFICSAIFLNFSAIVLISNCLVIRLLYRNRYNVSYDNVKKALVNIFLVTASYIICFLPYHIVRIPYTLSQSKAITTDCSLRRTLFKAKESTLLLGVSNLCFDPILYFYLSKTFRLNVTKAFGSRKENNTLPGNALTETAL
- the GPR171 gene encoding G-protein coupled receptor 171 isoform X1, encoding MTGIVVPKHLEGRVWGCLFLRIATDLVRYCMTLLLTETLVCLFLFLSLTSNYRFCLSEKVHILCLSCEAFKMHITNSSGCNVYSAMEPFPYFYYLIFLIGFIGSCFALWTFLKAEQHRRCMSVYLINLLTADFLLTLALPVKIAVDLGVAPWKLKIFHCQVTACLIYINMYLSIIFLGFVSMDRCLQLIHSCKIYRIQEPGFAKMISAVVWTMVLFIMVPNMAIPIKEIKETANVGCIDFKTTVGRDWHVFTNFICSAIFLNFSAIVLISNCLVIRLLYRNRYNVSYDNVKKALVNIFLVTASYIICFLPYHIVRIPYTLSQSKAITTDCSLRRTLFKAKESTLLLGVSNLCFDPILYFYLSKTFRLNVTKAFGSRKENNTLPGNALTETAL
- the GPR171 gene encoding G-protein coupled receptor 171 isoform X3, with the protein product MHITNSSGCNVYSAMEPFPYFYYLIFLIGFIGSCFALWTFLKAEQHRRCMSVYLINLLTADFLLTLALPVKIAVDLGVAPWKLKIFHCQVTACLIYINMYLSIIFLGFVSMDRCLQLIHSCKIYRIQEPGFAKMISAVVWTMVLFIMVPNMAIPIKEIKETANVGCIDFKTTVGRDWHVFTNFICSAIFLNFSAIVLISNCLVIRLLYRNRYNVSYDNVKKALVNIFLVTASYIICFLPYHIVRIPYTLSQSKAITTDCSLRRTLFKAKESTLLLGVSNLCFDPILYFYLSKTFRLNVTKAFGSRKENNTLPGNALTETAL